In Schistocerca nitens isolate TAMUIC-IGC-003100 chromosome 10, iqSchNite1.1, whole genome shotgun sequence, a single window of DNA contains:
- the LOC126210032 gene encoding axoneme-associated protein mst101(2)-like: MQEKSSAGEERYRKRAVQGKRSAGKERYTKRAVQGTNVTRKEQCRERAVERERYTNSAVQGKSYTGNELCRERGVQGKTIAGNEQYREREVQRKSDTRKELCRERAIEDKMSAGKEEGRERAIHEKSSAGKVQCSQRAIHKKSSAGKEGCRERAVKGKRSAGKERYTERAVQGKSDTGKEQCRERGVQGKSDTQKEQCREIAIHEKISAGKELYRKKAVQGKRSAGKERYMKRAVQGKRSAGKE; this comes from the coding sequence ATgcaggaaaagagcagtgcaggggaaGAGCGATACAGGAAacgagcagtgcagggaaagaggagtgcagggaaggagcgatacacgaaaagagcagtaCAGGGAACGAATGttacacgaaaagagcagtgcagggaaagagcagtgGAGAGAGAGCGATACACGAACagtgcagtgcagggaaagagctatACAGGAAACGAGCTGTGCAGGGAAAGAGGAGTGCAGGGAAAGACGATTGCAGGGAATGAACAGTACAGGGAAAGAGAGGTGCAGagaaagagcgatacacgaaaagagctgtgcagggaaagagcgatagAGGATAAGATGAGTGCAGGGAAAGAGGAGGGCAGGGAAAGAGCcatacacgaaaagagcagtgcagggaaagtgcAGTGCAGCCAAAGAGCGATACAcaaaaagagcagtgcagggaaagaggggtgcagggaaagagcagtgaagggaaagaggagtgcagggaaagagcgatacacggaaagagcagtgcagggaaagagcgatacaggaaaagagcagtgcagggaaagaggagtgcagggaaagagcgatacacaaaaagagcagtgcagggagatagcgatacacgaaaagatcagtgcagggaaagagctatACAGGAAAaaagcagtgcagggaaagaggagtgcagggaaagagcgatacatgaaaagagcagtgcagggaaagaggagtGCAGGGAAAGAGTGA
- the LOC126210034 gene encoding axoneme-associated protein mst101(2)-like — MQGKRSSGKERYTKRAVQGKCRAAKERYTKRAVQGKRSALKEQCMERGVQGKSDTRKEQCRERAIHDMSSAGKAQCRERAIHEKSSAGKEECRERAVQGKRSAGKERYTKKAVQGKSDTGKEQCRERGVQGKSDTGKEQCRERGVQGKCDTRKERCGERAIHEKSSAGKELYRERAVQGKRGAGKERYTKRAVQGKRSAGKERYTKRTVQGKSDIGKEQCRERRVQGKGDTRKEQCRERSVQGRSDTRKEQCRERAIQEKSSAGKEECRERAIHEKSSAGKELYRKRAVQGDRSAGKERYTKRAVQGKSYTGKEQCRDRGVQGKSYTREEQCRERGVQGKSDIGKEQCRERRVQGKGDTRKEQCRERSVQGRSDTRKEQCRERAIQEKSSAGKEECRERAIRERAVQGKSYTGNEQCRERAIH; from the coding sequence ATGCAGGGAAAGAGGAGTtcagggaaagagcgatacacgaaaagagcagtgcagggaaagtgcAGAGCAGCcaaagagcgatacacgaaaagagcagtgcagggaaagaggagtGCATTGAAAGAGCAGTGCATGGAAAgaggagtgcagggaaagagcgatacacgaaaagagcagtgcagggaaagagcgatacacgatatgagcagtgcagggaaagcgcagtgcagggaaagagcgatacacgaaaagagcagtgcagggaaagaggagtgcagggaaagagcagtgcagggaaagaggagtgcagggaaagagcgatacacgaaaaaagcagtgcagggaaagagcgatacaggaaaagagcagtgcagggaaagaggagtgcagggaaagagcgatacaggaaaagagcagtgcagggaaagaggagtGCAGGGAAAGTGCGATACACGAAAAGAGCGGTGCGGGGAAAGAGCtatacacgaaaagagcagtgcagggaaagagctatACAGGGAAAGAGCAGTACAGGGAAAGAGgggtgcagggaaagagcgatacacgaaaagagcagtgcagggaaagaggagtgcagggaaagagcgatacacgaaaagaacagtgcagggaaagagcgatataggaaaagagcagtgcagggaaagaagaGTGCAGGGAAAGggcgatacacgaaaagagcagtgcagggaaagatcAGTGCAGGGAAggagcgatacacgaaaagagcagtgcagggaaagagctatacaggaaaagagcagtgcagggaaagaggagtgcagggaaagagcgatacacgaaaagagcagtgcagggaaagagctatacaggaaaagagcagtgcagggagacaggagtgcagggaaagagcgatacacgaaaagagcagtgcaggggaagagctatacaggaaaagagcagtgcagggatagaggagtgcagggaaagagctATACACgagaagagcagtgcagggaaagaggagtgcagggaaagagcgatataggaaaagagcagtgcagggaaagaagaGTGCAGGGAAAGggcgatacacgaaaagagcagtgcagggaaagatcAGTGCAGGGAAggagcgatacacgaaaagagcagtgcagggaaagagctatacaggaaaagagcagtgcagggaaagaggagtgcagggaaagagcgatacgcgaaagagcagtgcagggaaagagctatACAGGAAATGAACAGTGTAGGGAAAGAGCGATACATTGA
- the LOC126210575 gene encoding uncharacterized protein LOC126210575 — protein sequence MIVLMTEYQRKMVKKFCAGNVLIDSTHGTNRYIFHLTTLLTMDEFGAGCPIAYCLSTHTDTRSKQVFFEQIKKYAGSIKTKVFMPDNCDNYYSAWSVVMGHSEHRLLCTWHGDRAWRRNLCAKVNGNAMLKSTVYKALKTLHLQIERSYQSRWMACYFQKTEKDKCWGLWNTDRNKKEKQHSMKCFLRHKNHKYYILNLHFLIQNAF from the exons ATGATAGTCCTTATGACTGAGTACCAGCGGAAAATGGTAAAAAAGTTCTGTGCAGGAAATGTTTTGATAGACAGCACACATGGCACTAACAGATATATATTTCATCTGACCACACTGCTGACCATGGATGAATTTGGTGCTGGATGCCCAATTGCTTATTGCCTCAGTACACATACTGACACAAGGTCCAAGCAAGTTTTCTTTGAGCAGATTAAAAAATATGCTGGAAGCATCAAAACAAAG gtatTCATGCCTGATAACTGTGACAACTACTACAGTGCCTGGAGTGTAGTTATGGGCCATAGTGAACATAGGTTATTATGTACCTGGCATGGTGATCGGGCATGGAGACGGAATCTATGTGCAAAAGTAAATGGGAATGCAATGCTGAAGAGTACTGTGTACAAAGCTCTGAAAACTTTGCACTTACAGATAGAGAGAAGTTACCAGAGCCGCTGGATGGCGTGTTATTTCCAGAAAACTGAAAAAGATAAATGCTGGGGGTTATGGAATACGGACAGAAATAAGAAAGAGAAGCAACATTCAATGAAATGCTTTCTCAGACACAAAAATCACAAATATTACATTCTGAATCTCCACTTCCTGATTCAGAATGCATTCTGA